The proteins below are encoded in one region of Lagenorhynchus albirostris chromosome 7, mLagAlb1.1, whole genome shotgun sequence:
- the FPGS gene encoding folylpolyglutamate synthase, mitochondrial isoform X4, protein MSRARCHLRAALFLAAVSSRGATTGVAARRVLSAWPAPQEPSMEYQDAVRTLNTLQTNANCLEQVKRQRGDPQTQLEAMRLYLARSGLQVEDLDQLNIIHITGTKGKGSTCAFTERILRSYGLKTGFFSSPHLVQVRERIRINGQPISPELFTKHFWHLYHRLEETKVDLAVMEVGIGGAYDCTNIVKKPVVCGVSSLGIDHTGLLGDTMEKIAWQKGGIFKCGVPAFTVLQPDGPLAVLRDRAQQISCPLYLCPPLEALEEGGPLLTLGLEGEHQQANAALALQLARCWLQQKGYRDTGELKASRPSLLGQLPLAPVFQPTSHMQHGLRDTEWPGRTQLLRRGPLTWYLDGAHTTSSMQACVRWFRQALQSRERPGGGSEVRVLLFNSTGDRDSAALLKLLQPCQFDYTVFCPNLTEVSSTDNADQQNFTVTLDQVLLRCLAHQQHWSRLHEDQASPEPGGPAPLLLAPRPAHTHSASSLVFSCISHALQWISQGRDPVFQPPSPPGVLFAHPVAGSGAVVLQEAAAIHVLVTGSLHLVGGVLKLLEPSLSQ, encoded by the exons ATGTCGCGGGCACGCTGCCACCTGCGCGCGGCTCTCTTCCTGGCAGCGGTTTCTTCGCGTGGTGCAACAACCGGGGTCGCAGCGAGGCGAGTATTGAGCGCGTGGCCTGCGCCGCAGGAGCCCAGCATGGAGTATCAG GATGCCGTGCGCACACTCAACACCCTGCAGACCAATGCCAACTGCTTGGAGCAGGTGAAGCGCCAGCGGGGTGACCCCCAGACACAGCTGGAAGCCATGAGGCTGTACTTGGCACGGAGTGGGCTGCAG GTGGAGGACTTGGACCAACTGAACATCATTCACATCACTGGGACCAAGGGGAAG GGCTCCACCTGTGCCTTCACTGAACGTATCCTCCGGAGCTATGGCCTGAAGACGGGATTCTTTAG CTCTCCCCACCTGGTGCAGGTGCGTGAGCGGATCCGAATCAATGGGCAGCCCATAAGCCCCGAGCTCTTCACCAAGCACTTCTGGCACCTCTACCACCGGCTGGAGGAGACCAAG GTGGACCTGGCAGTGATGGAAGTGGGCATCGGCGGGGCTTACGACTGCACCAACATTGTCAA GAAGCCTGTGGTGTGTGGGGTCTCCTCTCTTGGCATCGACCACACTGGCCTTCTGGGGGACACGATGGAGAAGATCGCATGGCAGAAAGGGGGCATTTTTAAG TGTGGCGTCCCCGCCTTCACTGTGCTCCAGCCTGACGGGCCCCTGGCAGTGCTGAGGGACCGCGCTCAGCAGATCTCA TGTCCCCTCTACCTGTGCCCACCACTAGAAGCCCTGGAGGAAGGGGGGCCGCTGCTGACCCTGGGCCTGGAGGGGGAGCACCAGCAGGCCAACGCCGCCTTGGCCTTGCAGCTGGCTCGCTGCTGGCTGCAGCAGAAGGGCTACCGGG atACTGGAGAGCTGAAGGCGTCCAGGCCAAGCCTCCTGGGGCAGCTGCCCCTGGCACCTGTGTTCCAGCCCACGTCCCACATGCAGCATG ggcttcGGGACACGGAGTGGCCGGGCCGGACGCAGTTGCTGCGGCGGGGCCCCCTCACTTGGTACCTGGACGGCGCGCACACCACCAGCAGCATGCAGGCCTGCGTGCGCTGGTTCCGCCAGGCGCTGCAAAGCCGCGAGAGGCCGGGCGG CGGGTCTGAGGTGCGTGTCTTGCTCTTCAACTCCACTGGGGACCGGGATTCCGCGGCCCTGCTGAAGCTGCTGCAG CCCTGCCAGTTTGACTATACCGTTTTCTGCCCTAACCTGACAGAGGTGTCATCCACGGACAACGCAG ACCAACAGAACTTCACAGTGACCCTGGACCAGGTGCTGCTCCGCTGCCTTGCACACCAGCAACACTGGAGCCGCCTGCACGAGGACCAGGCCAGCCCGGAGCCCGGTGGGCCCGCACCCCTGCTGCTGGCACCCCGCCCAGCCCACACCCACAGCGCCAGCTCCCTCGTCTTCAGCTGCATTTCCCACGCCTTGCAGTGGATCAGTCAAGGCCGGGACCCTGTCTTTCAGCCACCCAGTCCCCCAGGGGTCCTCTTTGCCCACCCTGTGGCAGGCAGTGGGGCCGTCGTCCTCCAGGAGGCTGCTGCCATCCACGTGCTGGTCACAGGCAGCCTGCACCTGGTGGGCGGCGTGCTGAAGCTGCTGGAGCCCTCCCTGTCCCAGTAG
- the FPGS gene encoding folylpolyglutamate synthase, mitochondrial isoform X2 codes for MRGARSLATSWPVAEKLWWEAPMERPGPCGGPLSARAASFQDAVRTLNTLQTNANCLEQVKRQRGDPQTQLEAMRLYLARSGLQVEDLDQLNIIHITGTKGKGSTCAFTERILRSYGLKTGFFSSPHLVQVRERIRINGQPISPELFTKHFWHLYHRLEETKDDSSCVSMPGYFRFLTLMAFHVFLQEKVDLAVMEVGIGGAYDCTNIVKKPVVCGVSSLGIDHTGLLGDTMEKIAWQKGGIFKCGVPAFTVLQPDGPLAVLRDRAQQISCPLYLCPPLEALEEGGPLLTLGLEGEHQQANAALALQLARCWLQQKGYRDTGELKASRPSLLGQLPLAPVFQPTSHMQHGLRDTEWPGRTQLLRRGPLTWYLDGAHTTSSMQACVRWFRQALQSRERPGGGSEVRVLLFNSTGDRDSAALLKLLQPCQFDYTVFCPNLTEVSSTDNADQQNFTVTLDQVLLRCLAHQQHWSRLHEDQASPEPGGPAPLLLAPRPAHTHSASSLVFSCISHALQWISQGRDPVFQPPSPPGVLFAHPVAGSGAVVLQEAAAIHVLVTGSLHLVGGVLKLLEPSLSQ; via the exons GATGCCGTGCGCACACTCAACACCCTGCAGACCAATGCCAACTGCTTGGAGCAGGTGAAGCGCCAGCGGGGTGACCCCCAGACACAGCTGGAAGCCATGAGGCTGTACTTGGCACGGAGTGGGCTGCAG GTGGAGGACTTGGACCAACTGAACATCATTCACATCACTGGGACCAAGGGGAAG GGCTCCACCTGTGCCTTCACTGAACGTATCCTCCGGAGCTATGGCCTGAAGACGGGATTCTTTAG CTCTCCCCACCTGGTGCAGGTGCGTGAGCGGATCCGAATCAATGGGCAGCCCATAAGCCCCGAGCTCTTCACCAAGCACTTCTGGCACCTCTACCACCGGCTGGAGGAGACCAAG GATGACAGCAGCTGTGTCTCCATGCCTGGCTACTTCCGCTTCCTCACACTCATGGCCTTCCATGTCTTCCTCCAAGAGAAG GTGGACCTGGCAGTGATGGAAGTGGGCATCGGCGGGGCTTACGACTGCACCAACATTGTCAA GAAGCCTGTGGTGTGTGGGGTCTCCTCTCTTGGCATCGACCACACTGGCCTTCTGGGGGACACGATGGAGAAGATCGCATGGCAGAAAGGGGGCATTTTTAAG TGTGGCGTCCCCGCCTTCACTGTGCTCCAGCCTGACGGGCCCCTGGCAGTGCTGAGGGACCGCGCTCAGCAGATCTCA TGTCCCCTCTACCTGTGCCCACCACTAGAAGCCCTGGAGGAAGGGGGGCCGCTGCTGACCCTGGGCCTGGAGGGGGAGCACCAGCAGGCCAACGCCGCCTTGGCCTTGCAGCTGGCTCGCTGCTGGCTGCAGCAGAAGGGCTACCGGG atACTGGAGAGCTGAAGGCGTCCAGGCCAAGCCTCCTGGGGCAGCTGCCCCTGGCACCTGTGTTCCAGCCCACGTCCCACATGCAGCATG ggcttcGGGACACGGAGTGGCCGGGCCGGACGCAGTTGCTGCGGCGGGGCCCCCTCACTTGGTACCTGGACGGCGCGCACACCACCAGCAGCATGCAGGCCTGCGTGCGCTGGTTCCGCCAGGCGCTGCAAAGCCGCGAGAGGCCGGGCGG CGGGTCTGAGGTGCGTGTCTTGCTCTTCAACTCCACTGGGGACCGGGATTCCGCGGCCCTGCTGAAGCTGCTGCAG CCCTGCCAGTTTGACTATACCGTTTTCTGCCCTAACCTGACAGAGGTGTCATCCACGGACAACGCAG ACCAACAGAACTTCACAGTGACCCTGGACCAGGTGCTGCTCCGCTGCCTTGCACACCAGCAACACTGGAGCCGCCTGCACGAGGACCAGGCCAGCCCGGAGCCCGGTGGGCCCGCACCCCTGCTGCTGGCACCCCGCCCAGCCCACACCCACAGCGCCAGCTCCCTCGTCTTCAGCTGCATTTCCCACGCCTTGCAGTGGATCAGTCAAGGCCGGGACCCTGTCTTTCAGCCACCCAGTCCCCCAGGGGTCCTCTTTGCCCACCCTGTGGCAGGCAGTGGGGCCGTCGTCCTCCAGGAGGCTGCTGCCATCCACGTGCTGGTCACAGGCAGCCTGCACCTGGTGGGCGGCGTGCTGAAGCTGCTGGAGCCCTCCCTGTCCCAGTAG
- the FPGS gene encoding folylpolyglutamate synthase, mitochondrial isoform X1 produces the protein MSRARCHLRAALFLAAVSSRGATTGVAARRVLSAWPAPQEPSMEYQDAVRTLNTLQTNANCLEQVKRQRGDPQTQLEAMRLYLARSGLQVEDLDQLNIIHITGTKGKGSTCAFTERILRSYGLKTGFFSSPHLVQVRERIRINGQPISPELFTKHFWHLYHRLEETKDDSSCVSMPGYFRFLTLMAFHVFLQEKVDLAVMEVGIGGAYDCTNIVKKPVVCGVSSLGIDHTGLLGDTMEKIAWQKGGIFKCGVPAFTVLQPDGPLAVLRDRAQQISCPLYLCPPLEALEEGGPLLTLGLEGEHQQANAALALQLARCWLQQKGYRDTGELKASRPSLLGQLPLAPVFQPTSHMQHGLRDTEWPGRTQLLRRGPLTWYLDGAHTTSSMQACVRWFRQALQSRERPGGGSEVRVLLFNSTGDRDSAALLKLLQPCQFDYTVFCPNLTEVSSTDNADQQNFTVTLDQVLLRCLAHQQHWSRLHEDQASPEPGGPAPLLLAPRPAHTHSASSLVFSCISHALQWISQGRDPVFQPPSPPGVLFAHPVAGSGAVVLQEAAAIHVLVTGSLHLVGGVLKLLEPSLSQ, from the exons ATGTCGCGGGCACGCTGCCACCTGCGCGCGGCTCTCTTCCTGGCAGCGGTTTCTTCGCGTGGTGCAACAACCGGGGTCGCAGCGAGGCGAGTATTGAGCGCGTGGCCTGCGCCGCAGGAGCCCAGCATGGAGTATCAG GATGCCGTGCGCACACTCAACACCCTGCAGACCAATGCCAACTGCTTGGAGCAGGTGAAGCGCCAGCGGGGTGACCCCCAGACACAGCTGGAAGCCATGAGGCTGTACTTGGCACGGAGTGGGCTGCAG GTGGAGGACTTGGACCAACTGAACATCATTCACATCACTGGGACCAAGGGGAAG GGCTCCACCTGTGCCTTCACTGAACGTATCCTCCGGAGCTATGGCCTGAAGACGGGATTCTTTAG CTCTCCCCACCTGGTGCAGGTGCGTGAGCGGATCCGAATCAATGGGCAGCCCATAAGCCCCGAGCTCTTCACCAAGCACTTCTGGCACCTCTACCACCGGCTGGAGGAGACCAAG GATGACAGCAGCTGTGTCTCCATGCCTGGCTACTTCCGCTTCCTCACACTCATGGCCTTCCATGTCTTCCTCCAAGAGAAG GTGGACCTGGCAGTGATGGAAGTGGGCATCGGCGGGGCTTACGACTGCACCAACATTGTCAA GAAGCCTGTGGTGTGTGGGGTCTCCTCTCTTGGCATCGACCACACTGGCCTTCTGGGGGACACGATGGAGAAGATCGCATGGCAGAAAGGGGGCATTTTTAAG TGTGGCGTCCCCGCCTTCACTGTGCTCCAGCCTGACGGGCCCCTGGCAGTGCTGAGGGACCGCGCTCAGCAGATCTCA TGTCCCCTCTACCTGTGCCCACCACTAGAAGCCCTGGAGGAAGGGGGGCCGCTGCTGACCCTGGGCCTGGAGGGGGAGCACCAGCAGGCCAACGCCGCCTTGGCCTTGCAGCTGGCTCGCTGCTGGCTGCAGCAGAAGGGCTACCGGG atACTGGAGAGCTGAAGGCGTCCAGGCCAAGCCTCCTGGGGCAGCTGCCCCTGGCACCTGTGTTCCAGCCCACGTCCCACATGCAGCATG ggcttcGGGACACGGAGTGGCCGGGCCGGACGCAGTTGCTGCGGCGGGGCCCCCTCACTTGGTACCTGGACGGCGCGCACACCACCAGCAGCATGCAGGCCTGCGTGCGCTGGTTCCGCCAGGCGCTGCAAAGCCGCGAGAGGCCGGGCGG CGGGTCTGAGGTGCGTGTCTTGCTCTTCAACTCCACTGGGGACCGGGATTCCGCGGCCCTGCTGAAGCTGCTGCAG CCCTGCCAGTTTGACTATACCGTTTTCTGCCCTAACCTGACAGAGGTGTCATCCACGGACAACGCAG ACCAACAGAACTTCACAGTGACCCTGGACCAGGTGCTGCTCCGCTGCCTTGCACACCAGCAACACTGGAGCCGCCTGCACGAGGACCAGGCCAGCCCGGAGCCCGGTGGGCCCGCACCCCTGCTGCTGGCACCCCGCCCAGCCCACACCCACAGCGCCAGCTCCCTCGTCTTCAGCTGCATTTCCCACGCCTTGCAGTGGATCAGTCAAGGCCGGGACCCTGTCTTTCAGCCACCCAGTCCCCCAGGGGTCCTCTTTGCCCACCCTGTGGCAGGCAGTGGGGCCGTCGTCCTCCAGGAGGCTGCTGCCATCCACGTGCTGGTCACAGGCAGCCTGCACCTGGTGGGCGGCGTGCTGAAGCTGCTGGAGCCCTCCCTGTCCCAGTAG
- the FPGS gene encoding folylpolyglutamate synthase, mitochondrial isoform X3 yields the protein MSRARCHLRAALFLAAVSSRGATTGVAARRVLSAWPAPQEPSMEYQDAVRTLNTLQTNANCLEQVKRQRGDPQTQLEAMRLYLARSGLQVEDLDQLNIIHITGTKGKASHRTQGSPHLVQVRERIRINGQPISPELFTKHFWHLYHRLEETKDDSSCVSMPGYFRFLTLMAFHVFLQEKVDLAVMEVGIGGAYDCTNIVKKPVVCGVSSLGIDHTGLLGDTMEKIAWQKGGIFKCGVPAFTVLQPDGPLAVLRDRAQQISCPLYLCPPLEALEEGGPLLTLGLEGEHQQANAALALQLARCWLQQKGYRDTGELKASRPSLLGQLPLAPVFQPTSHMQHGLRDTEWPGRTQLLRRGPLTWYLDGAHTTSSMQACVRWFRQALQSRERPGGGSEVRVLLFNSTGDRDSAALLKLLQPCQFDYTVFCPNLTEVSSTDNADQQNFTVTLDQVLLRCLAHQQHWSRLHEDQASPEPGGPAPLLLAPRPAHTHSASSLVFSCISHALQWISQGRDPVFQPPSPPGVLFAHPVAGSGAVVLQEAAAIHVLVTGSLHLVGGVLKLLEPSLSQ from the exons ATGTCGCGGGCACGCTGCCACCTGCGCGCGGCTCTCTTCCTGGCAGCGGTTTCTTCGCGTGGTGCAACAACCGGGGTCGCAGCGAGGCGAGTATTGAGCGCGTGGCCTGCGCCGCAGGAGCCCAGCATGGAGTATCAG GATGCCGTGCGCACACTCAACACCCTGCAGACCAATGCCAACTGCTTGGAGCAGGTGAAGCGCCAGCGGGGTGACCCCCAGACACAGCTGGAAGCCATGAGGCTGTACTTGGCACGGAGTGGGCTGCAG GTGGAGGACTTGGACCAACTGAACATCATTCACATCACTGGGACCAAGGGGAAGGCGAGCCACAGGACCCAGGG CTCTCCCCACCTGGTGCAGGTGCGTGAGCGGATCCGAATCAATGGGCAGCCCATAAGCCCCGAGCTCTTCACCAAGCACTTCTGGCACCTCTACCACCGGCTGGAGGAGACCAAG GATGACAGCAGCTGTGTCTCCATGCCTGGCTACTTCCGCTTCCTCACACTCATGGCCTTCCATGTCTTCCTCCAAGAGAAG GTGGACCTGGCAGTGATGGAAGTGGGCATCGGCGGGGCTTACGACTGCACCAACATTGTCAA GAAGCCTGTGGTGTGTGGGGTCTCCTCTCTTGGCATCGACCACACTGGCCTTCTGGGGGACACGATGGAGAAGATCGCATGGCAGAAAGGGGGCATTTTTAAG TGTGGCGTCCCCGCCTTCACTGTGCTCCAGCCTGACGGGCCCCTGGCAGTGCTGAGGGACCGCGCTCAGCAGATCTCA TGTCCCCTCTACCTGTGCCCACCACTAGAAGCCCTGGAGGAAGGGGGGCCGCTGCTGACCCTGGGCCTGGAGGGGGAGCACCAGCAGGCCAACGCCGCCTTGGCCTTGCAGCTGGCTCGCTGCTGGCTGCAGCAGAAGGGCTACCGGG atACTGGAGAGCTGAAGGCGTCCAGGCCAAGCCTCCTGGGGCAGCTGCCCCTGGCACCTGTGTTCCAGCCCACGTCCCACATGCAGCATG ggcttcGGGACACGGAGTGGCCGGGCCGGACGCAGTTGCTGCGGCGGGGCCCCCTCACTTGGTACCTGGACGGCGCGCACACCACCAGCAGCATGCAGGCCTGCGTGCGCTGGTTCCGCCAGGCGCTGCAAAGCCGCGAGAGGCCGGGCGG CGGGTCTGAGGTGCGTGTCTTGCTCTTCAACTCCACTGGGGACCGGGATTCCGCGGCCCTGCTGAAGCTGCTGCAG CCCTGCCAGTTTGACTATACCGTTTTCTGCCCTAACCTGACAGAGGTGTCATCCACGGACAACGCAG ACCAACAGAACTTCACAGTGACCCTGGACCAGGTGCTGCTCCGCTGCCTTGCACACCAGCAACACTGGAGCCGCCTGCACGAGGACCAGGCCAGCCCGGAGCCCGGTGGGCCCGCACCCCTGCTGCTGGCACCCCGCCCAGCCCACACCCACAGCGCCAGCTCCCTCGTCTTCAGCTGCATTTCCCACGCCTTGCAGTGGATCAGTCAAGGCCGGGACCCTGTCTTTCAGCCACCCAGTCCCCCAGGGGTCCTCTTTGCCCACCCTGTGGCAGGCAGTGGGGCCGTCGTCCTCCAGGAGGCTGCTGCCATCCACGTGCTGGTCACAGGCAGCCTGCACCTGGTGGGCGGCGTGCTGAAGCTGCTGGAGCCCTCCCTGTCCCAGTAG